TCTGCTCGGATTCGTCATTGGAGCGTTCGTCATCGGCCTTATCGCACATAGCGGGAAAAAGCTCAGCGCATGGAAAACCGCTCTGGCCTGCCTTGCAGGTGGCATGCTGATTCCATACATTTTTGGCATTCCAGTCACGGCGCTCGTCATCAATCAGCCGCTTCAGACCGCAGCATACAGCGCGCTCATCTTCATTCCGGGCGATATCGTGAAAATCATTGTCGCAACGCTTATCTCTTCTGCGCTGTGGAAGGCTTATCCAGCGGCATTTCCAGAAAAGCTCCTTGCACAATGATCGAATTCCGATAAAAAATAACGAGATTGCGAGTTTTGTTGCCTTTTCCAAGTATAAGGGTCCATTTTCATTGAATTTGGTGACGATATTTCAACGTTTTCAGCGTTGGTACTTCAACATTGTCGCAAAACTCGCAATCTCATTCCTAAACCACCGACTTTAACCAGCAAAGTGAGCATCGTGAAGATGGTAACGCCAGATTTCGAACACAACAGCACATCCGTGCACACGAATGCGCTCACCTATCGCGTTGGCGAGCGCTTGATACTCGATAATGTCTCATGCGAGCTGAGCGGGGCGAGCATTGCGATTTTAGGAACGAACGGATCGGGAAAATCGACCTTCCTTCGCCTTATTGACGGCTTGGAGCGCAGGACATCGGGAGACTTGCAGGTGCTGGGACTTGACCCATCACGCAAGGCCAAGGAACTCCACACAAAGATCGGCTTCGTCTTCACTAATCCCGATACACAGATCATCATGCCCACCGTTGCCGAAGACGTGGCTTTTTCATTGCATGGAGCAGCCATGAGCCACGAGGAAAAAGAGGAAAGAGTGAAAGAGCAGCTCGCAGAACTGCATCTCTCACAATTCGCCAATCAGCCGGCGCATTCGCTGTCTGGCGGTCAGAAGCAGATGCTCGCACTGGCGGGAATCCTGATACGAGAACCTCATATGCTGCTCGCCGACGAACCTACGACCATGCTCGATCTACCGAATGCAGAACGCATCTCACACATGCTGCTCAACAACCGCAACCGGCCAACGCTGATTGCCACGCACGATCTTGAACTGGCATCCCATTGCGAGCTTGCCATGCATTTCCACAACGGTCAGATAGTTGAAATCGATGAAAGCGGCAAGGTTATCGAAGACTATCGAAGATACTGCTCACGCATCAGTGCCGACATGCCGGGCACGCGGCTGGGAGGTAACGCATGATCGCCATGTACGTTCCCGGCCACAGCCTCTTGCATCGCTGCCCCGCCGGTTGGAAGATGCTCTTGATTTTCGTCATCTGCGCCATTCTGGCCTACCCTGAACTCCCCTTGTGGATCCTGGGAGTGCTGGCAGCCGCATGCGCACTGCTCTATTGCCTCAGCGAACTGGGTTGGCGCGTGTTCGCCAAGCAGCTGTGGATTTGTCGCTGGATTATCGCATTCACCTTTATAGCTCAGGTCTGGTTCACCCCGATTCAGGCGACCGCCTTCACCACCGCGCGTATCACGGTCATGGTGCTGTTCGCCGCATTGATGACGCTGACCACCCCGCTCTCTGAAATCTTTGGAAGCGTGGTGCGGATACTGCAACCATGTCGACGTTTCGGTGTGAACACCGACCGCATCGGCGTTGCCGTTTCTTTGGGAATCAGCGTGATTCCGATTATCTCCGCATCGATGAAAACCGTTCGCGAAGCAAGCCAGGCTCGTGGCGTGCGTACTGGCATCATCCTCGGCATTCAGGCCTGGGCCGTCCCGCTGATGGTTTTGGTGCTCAAGCAGGCCGACGAGCTTGCCGATTCTCTCGATGCCCGAGGAATATGATGCCGGATGCCTGACGCCGCAGTCAGGCCAGGTACTACAATCATGGACGATGAGTAACTCACGACATGATTCGAAATCACATCCTCGTTCCATTCTGAGCATTCTGCGTTGGGTTTGCATAACGCTGGTCTGCATGTGGATCGCACTGTGCACCTCAGTGGGGCCAATCTATAGGGCGAATGCCTCAATAACATCATATTCGTGGGTGAATGCGCTGATCTTCATCGCCACTCTTGCCATCACCTTGGGAATTGTCATCGCCGTCATGCGCTGGGCTTGCGCATATCAAGGCACGGTGAATTATTCCGCTTCGACGGCCGAAGCCCAAGGTCAGACTTCTTCGCACCCGAAGCTGATATCACCACTGGCATCACGACTGCGAGCATCGTTGCTCTGTCGTCGTCCAACTCGTCTCGCGCTGCGTGCCGTCTCGCGAGGATGGTCGAAGCTCACACCGTGGATCATGCGCTTCACATCGAACCGTCGACGTCTTTTCCTCGTTTTCGTAATCGGCTGGCTGTGGGCTGACGTGACGCTGCTCGCGGCATACGGCGCTGACATCCACTCGCAAATCAATGAATTCAACCTGTGGTGGGCGAACCTGCGCGGCGTGAAACTGCCGTATCTCCAAGGCTTCACGCAAATGGACATCTATCCGACAGCACACTATCT
This Bifidobacterium sp. WK041_4_12 DNA region includes the following protein-coding sequences:
- a CDS encoding energy-coupling factor ABC transporter ATP-binding protein → MVTPDFEHNSTSVHTNALTYRVGERLILDNVSCELSGASIAILGTNGSGKSTFLRLIDGLERRTSGDLQVLGLDPSRKAKELHTKIGFVFTNPDTQIIMPTVAEDVAFSLHGAAMSHEEKEERVKEQLAELHLSQFANQPAHSLSGGQKQMLALAGILIREPHMLLADEPTTMLDLPNAERISHMLLNNRNRPTLIATHDLELASHCELAMHFHNGQIVEIDESGKVIEDYRRYCSRISADMPGTRLGGNA
- a CDS encoding energy-coupling factor transporter transmembrane protein EcfT encodes the protein MIAMYVPGHSLLHRCPAGWKMLLIFVICAILAYPELPLWILGVLAAACALLYCLSELGWRVFAKQLWICRWIIAFTFIAQVWFTPIQATAFTTARITVMVLFAALMTLTTPLSEIFGSVVRILQPCRRFGVNTDRIGVAVSLGISVIPIISASMKTVREASQARGVRTGIILGIQAWAVPLMVLVLKQADELADSLDARGI